In the Sphingobacterium sp. PCS056 genome, TAGCATATTCAACAGGATCATAGTTTGCTCCTGAAGGTGGGACTAAAACATTTCCTTCCGTATCAACGATAACATAGAGTGGTTGCGAATTGCTATTGAATTTAGAAGCTTGGAAATCGGAGTTTTTATTTCCGATATTTTTTATCTTTTTACCAGAATAAGCAGATATAATCTGTTCTTCAACGGGCAATTCCGTACGATCATCTACAAAAAGTTCCGCCATTACAAAACCTTCTTTTAATAATTTCGCGACATTTGGATCTGTCCAAACGTTTGCTTCCATCTTTCTACAATTAACACAGTTCCAGCCTGTAAAATCAATTAAGACAGGTTTTTTTAATTCTTTGGCTGTTTCTAAAGCTTGGTCATAATCATAGTAAGGATCAAATCCTTTAGGTGTGCCACGCTCGTGAAATATCTCGGCATATTTTTTTACCTTACCATCTGAGTGTGCTGGTGAAGCATTTGCTATTCCTGCCGATAAATCAAAATCTTGAGTGGCGGATGGTGGTAGGAAAGCGGAGATTGACTTTAATGGTGCTCCCCATAATCCGGGAATCATGTACATCACAAATGAAAAAACGACAATTGCTAAAAATGTACGAGGAACCGATAAAAATTTTAAATCACTGTCATGTGAAAACTTAATTTTCCCAATTAAATAAAGACCCATTAAACCGAATATGACGATCCAAAGCGATAGAAAAACTTCACGATCTAACCAGTTCCAATGATAAGCTAGATCCACATTGGATAAGAATTTTAGTGCTAGTGCTAACTCTAGAAATCCTAATACAACCTTTACACTATTTAACCAACCACCAGATTTTGGAAGAGATTTTAAAAGAGAAGGAAACATGGCAAATAAACCAA is a window encoding:
- a CDS encoding protein-disulfide reductase DsbD family protein; amino-acid sequence: MAKKKLFLLYFVIFSLFIPVFSFASTQDSLLSVEGIEFSESADTSTLSEVPTDLVFSESPDTITQDTAKNTQNIAITATPEVKKSLWGIFLAGLIGGFAALLMPCIFPMLPLTVSFFTKQSGSRANGISKALLYGLFIIIIYVALGMIITILFGSDALNALSTNGVFNFIFFLLLVAFAASFFGAFEITLPSSFVNKMDAKSDKGGLVGLFFMAFSLSLVSFSCTGPIIGTLLVEAASKGERLGPAIGMLGFSIALAIPFGLFAMFPSLLKSLPKSGGWLNSVKVVLGFLELALALKFLSNVDLAYHWNWLDREVFLSLWIVIFGLMGLYLIGKIKFSHDSDLKFLSVPRTFLAIVVFSFVMYMIPGLWGAPLKSISAFLPPSATQDFDLSAGIANASPAHSDGKVKKYAEIFHERGTPKGFDPYYDYDQALETAKELKKPVLIDFTGWNCVNCRKMEANVWTDPNVAKLLKEGFVMAELFVDDRTELPVEEQIISAYSGKKIKNIGNKNSDFQASKFNSNSQPLYVIVDTEGNVLVPPSGANYDPVEYAKYLQSGIDAFNAKK